From Enterococcus mediterraneensis:
CTTGTTCTCTGGCAATCAACTTATTCAATGCTGTCCGGGACATCAAAACAGGTACCTCCCCTTTTGCATTTTTACGCATAGTGGACTTGAAAAACAAATCTGGGCTTTCAAATTTGTTCTGTAGCGGTTGTACATAGTTCATATATTTATGGATAAAACGTTCTTCTTCCGGAGAAAAAGAAAAAGTTTTCAAGCGAACGGAAAAACCCGCCATAGTCATTTGAGCAATTGTAACGCGTTTAGAAATCAACAGTAATGCCAATCTAGTTTCCATCGTCAATGTCTCGTTTTCCAAAACGCGAGGAAGCTCGCCCAACCATTTGAACTCCACTCTCCGACTTGGCTTACTCTTGACTTTTTCTAACTTCAAACCAAGTGTTGGTAATTCATGGATATAACGCTGTTTCATCAAAAATTCAAAATAACTGCGCAAAATCGATAAATGACGCTCCCGTGTATTATAAGAAAAACCTCTGCCACCGTCTTCTTTTATTCGCACAAGATAATTTAAATAAAGCCGAACTTCATGTTCAGTGATATTATCGATGGTTTGTACATCTTGATACCCGGTTCCGGCAGTTTCGATATAGGCAAAAAAATCACGGATTGCTTTCAAATAAGTTTCCAATGATAAATCAGTCAATTCTTTTTTGATCGTCAAATAATCAACATATTCTTTTTCTTTATAAAAAGCCATCAAAAAACCTCCTTTTGCTTTCTGGCTGCTTTGAATTTGCGGTACTTTTTTTGATTGTACCATATTCCTTGATTTATTAAGGAAAAATAGCCAGTAAATAAGCTTTATGGTCAAAAAAATCCCATTGCTTTTCAGCAAATGGGATTTGATCAGCATACTTTTCTAAAGGCGTCTCACTTAATAGAATAATTGCCAGGCATTATAGACATTGATCAGTAAAACCAGAAAAATGATTCCTTGAAAAACCGTTGTTACTCGTTTAGGTGAAAAAATAATACTCAGATTCGTTCCTAAAAGTCCGCCTAACACTGCTGCCGGTACAACAAAATACAACATTGTAAGATCAAATCTGCTGAATCCTGTGGTGCCTGCAATCGTAAGAATCTTTGCTAATTGTGAGAAAAAAATAGTACCAATCGAATAGACGGTAGCTTCTTTGATTGGCATCGAGAACATCAGCATCAGCAAAGAAACATTGATTGCTCCCCC
This genomic window contains:
- a CDS encoding tyrosine-type recombinase/integrase; the encoded protein is MAFYKEKEYVDYLTIKKELTDLSLETYLKAIRDFFAYIETAGTGYQDVQTIDNITEHEVRLYLNYLVRIKEDGGRGFSYNTRERHLSILRSYFEFLMKQRYIHELPTLGLKLEKVKSKPSRRVEFKWLGELPRVLENETLTMETRLALLLISKRVTIAQMTMAGFSVRLKTFSFSPEEERFIHKYMNYVQPLQNKFESPDLFFKSTMRKNAKGEVPVLMSRTALNKLIAREQARIGFPVNPTQLIREATLAYIQEHSDKSDAFLMDALNITYPYLKNLQKQLVVNGEKQETD